A DNA window from Helicobacter jaachi contains the following coding sequences:
- a CDS encoding type IA DNA topoisomerase has protein sequence MPLIIIESPNKVAKIKQITGYEVIATIGHFMDLKNIEVEKDYNAIFDYTESKKSLIMNAINKAKGQEVYIASDPDREGYAIGYMFFQKIKNVADKVYRAEFHEITPSGIQAGLKNAKLFVETNFNYYKSFLARRVSDQLIGFILSPYLTQSLAYNKMLSAGRVQTPTLSLITKREEEINDFANLDQEQKKEYAIIAASLLENKEIIFKYIENDKEVRFSSKDEAQKIIDDIISFDKGLITKIEKTTTKTNPPKPFTTSKLLKVASKKLGLAAKDIQNLAQQLFAKGLITYIRTDSESLSKEFLQEAQNFFAPIYPDTYQYTEYKAGKNSQAEAHEAIRITHCHKYEDTESICAKEQLDSSHIALYKIIFKNTILSQSKPAIYEKTNVFINIKTTAFKMSFKKPIDLGFLQLFSEPKENEKEENDEQELSEFAYKERDSIPIAQISIKDIQKNPPKRYLEADFIEVMEKAGIGRPSTYATFLPILLNKEYIEISKDKKREIIPTKLGMSVINFFKKDKNRWLLDLHFTAQMESALDEIMEGKKQYVEYMKEIHSKMDFIPLRAESKERREYPPSKKQFNFCKNIANTLKIALPKGIEQDYRIAKAFIDDNISKMPKRK, from the coding sequence ATGCCACTTATCATCATAGAATCACCCAATAAGGTTGCCAAAATCAAACAGATTACGGGTTATGAGGTTATTGCTACCATAGGACATTTTATGGATTTGAAAAATATTGAGGTAGAAAAAGATTACAATGCAATCTTTGATTATACAGAATCCAAAAAATCTCTTATTATGAATGCTATCAACAAGGCTAAAGGACAAGAAGTTTATATTGCAAGCGACCCTGATAGAGAAGGATATGCGATAGGCTATATGTTTTTTCAAAAGATTAAAAATGTCGCAGATAAAGTCTATCGAGCGGAATTTCACGAAATCACCCCAAGCGGTATTCAAGCAGGGCTTAAAAATGCCAAACTCTTTGTAGAGACAAATTTTAATTACTATAAATCATTTCTTGCAAGACGAGTAAGCGACCAACTCATAGGTTTCATTCTTTCTCCGTATCTTACTCAATCACTAGCATACAATAAAATGCTAAGTGCAGGGCGTGTGCAGACCCCAACACTATCACTTATTACAAAACGAGAAGAGGAAATAAATGATTTTGCCAATCTAGACCAAGAGCAGAAAAAAGAATATGCCATCATTGCCGCAAGTTTGCTTGAAAATAAAGAAATTATATTTAAGTATATTGAGAATGATAAAGAGGTAAGATTTAGCAGTAAAGATGAAGCCCAGAAAATCATTGATGATATTATCTCATTTGATAAAGGCTTAATTACTAAAATTGAAAAAACAACCACAAAAACTAATCCTCCTAAACCCTTTACTACGAGCAAACTGCTAAAGGTTGCTAGCAAAAAGTTAGGGCTTGCTGCAAAAGATATTCAAAATCTAGCGCAGCAACTTTTTGCCAAAGGTTTAATCACCTATATACGCACAGATTCTGAATCCTTAAGTAAAGAATTTTTACAAGAGGCTCAAAACTTCTTTGCTCCAATTTACCCAGACACTTATCAATACACTGAATATAAGGCGGGTAAAAATTCTCAAGCAGAAGCCCACGAGGCTATAAGGATTACACATTGCCATAAATATGAAGACACAGAATCTATATGCGCCAAAGAGCAGCTAGATTCTAGCCATATTGCACTTTATAAAATTATTTTCAAAAATACTATTCTTTCACAAAGTAAGCCCGCTATCTATGAAAAAACAAATGTTTTTATTAATATCAAAACAACAGCATTTAAGATGAGCTTCAAAAAGCCTATTGATTTAGGATTTTTACAGCTATTTAGTGAGCCAAAAGAAAATGAGAAAGAGGAAAATGATGAACAGGAGCTAAGTGAATTTGCATACAAAGAGCGAGATTCTATACCCATCGCCCAAATAAGCATTAAAGATATTCAAAAAAATCCCCCTAAACGATATTTAGAAGCCGATTTCATAGAAGTAATGGAAAAAGCAGGTATAGGGAGACCTAGCACTTATGCTACATTCTTACCTATCCTACTTAATAAGGAATACATAGAAATATCCAAAGATAAAAAGCGTGAAATTATTCCCACAAAACTTGGAATGTCTGTAATTAATTTTTTTAAAAAAGACAAAAATCGATGGCTTCTAGATTTGCATTTCACAGCCCAAATGGAATCCGCTCTAGATGAAATAATGGAGGGCAAGAAACAATATGTGGAATATATGAAAGAAATTCATTCAAAAATGGATTTTATACCCCTCCGAGCAGAATCTAAAGAGAGAAGAGAATACCCACCTAGCAAAAAGCAGTTCAATTTTTGTAAAAATATTGCCAATACCCTAAAAATCGCGCTACCAAAAGGCATAGAGCAAGATTATAGAATCGCAAAAGCTTTCATTGATGATAATATTTCAAAAATGCCTAAAAGAAAATAG
- a CDS encoding type IV secretory system conjugative DNA transfer family protein, which yields MNNKKLYPLYFLIAIISVPATFLYALHYMFAINEWDKLIKFALIIVDNILNGFKRPMKFDVYLALILSLMPPLFLIMILKGKTTKTTHGKARWAQSKDIEKQRFVMNKFITNTLQLLNPLNFTPQRYKKALKKFFEFGIVIETPMLDVNYSRGGFLLGIHKELWTKRKIYFSAPLAALIVAPPGAGKSTAVAIPNLLTLPTSCVVLDIKGELCDLTAGYRQSAFKNEVYVFNPLGNDNSLKFNPFDKKIISKLDFNGKRRLVDEIANTIFVEEKGEDHWVSKAKEFFVFHALYECCVKNESNFFDIANAPMKDYKPLIPKESPYYEKIYEFDPKTSKYLEIDGINPEKIFYQQVAEQKYLDIKNPKNWESETYEQIEANKQSGLETLDVIVRNYARAWANAADEEFASIKSTFSRFMAVFTSYQVRDATSSMSFEYEDLREKNITLYIKIAQTDIDTLKSLIRVLLESIAKNLMTRESKNLNERIYLILDEFIRFGKMPFLLEMPALCRSYNIVPLYITQSYGLIKKYYGEDDLKIMTDTTGYQILFKMNDADSAEQVSKQIGKYTRENRSHSTKDGAIAFGGTSSYSLEGTELITAQDILNIPNDEIIILVSGHKAKPIKIKAAYYYKEKAMQKRLKWEYDPTNAALLKKLHSKKHKNSHIESSQTLQVTTHSPKIQEQQPLEQLNEDKQVQVVQDSNTYQTDLTSKSSSEEDKKAQEQWNEMLVEDKMISQATQTMSENENTKTMSQEEINAQIQKMLEIKRKEYVKSINSDIINIALKNPPKDLPPTENSEAKVSLDTWKKIQKDTNPLIENAGFSLRFSMADLKNQ from the coding sequence ATGAATAATAAAAAACTTTATCCCTTATATTTTTTAATTGCTATTATTTCTGTTCCCGCTACATTTCTTTATGCACTGCACTATATGTTTGCTATAAATGAATGGGATAAACTCATTAAATTCGCACTTATCATAGTAGATAATATACTTAATGGCTTTAAAAGACCTATGAAATTTGATGTGTATCTAGCTCTTATTCTTTCACTTATGCCACCATTATTTCTTATTATGATACTCAAAGGTAAGACCACTAAAACTACTCACGGCAAAGCAAGATGGGCGCAAAGTAAAGATATAGAGAAACAAAGATTTGTGATGAATAAATTTATCACAAATACCCTTCAGCTCCTTAATCCGCTAAATTTCACACCACAACGCTACAAAAAAGCTCTTAAAAAATTCTTTGAATTTGGCATAGTAATTGAAACGCCTATGCTTGATGTAAATTATTCAAGAGGAGGTTTTTTGCTTGGAATCCATAAAGAATTATGGACAAAGCGTAAAATTTATTTCTCTGCGCCATTGGCAGCCCTTATCGTTGCTCCGCCGGGTGCTGGTAAATCAACAGCAGTAGCCATTCCAAATTTATTAACGCTGCCTACAAGCTGTGTGGTCTTAGACATTAAAGGTGAGCTTTGCGATTTAACAGCTGGCTATCGTCAATCAGCTTTCAAAAATGAAGTATATGTCTTTAATCCTCTAGGAAACGACAACAGCCTTAAATTTAATCCGTTTGATAAAAAAATTATCTCCAAACTTGATTTCAATGGCAAAAGGCGACTTGTTGATGAGATTGCCAATACAATCTTTGTGGAAGAAAAAGGAGAAGACCACTGGGTAAGTAAAGCAAAAGAATTTTTTGTGTTTCACGCGCTCTATGAGTGCTGTGTAAAAAATGAAAGTAATTTCTTTGATATTGCTAATGCCCCGATGAAAGATTACAAACCTCTTATTCCAAAAGAAAGCCCTTATTATGAGAAAATCTATGAATTTGACCCAAAAACTAGCAAATATCTTGAGATAGATGGCATAAATCCTGAAAAAATTTTCTATCAGCAAGTTGCTGAACAAAAATATTTGGACATTAAGAATCCCAAGAATTGGGAAAGCGAAACTTATGAGCAAATTGAAGCAAACAAACAAAGTGGGCTAGAAACTCTTGATGTGATTGTAAGAAATTATGCAAGAGCGTGGGCAAATGCTGCAGATGAAGAATTTGCAAGTATTAAATCCACATTTTCAAGATTTATGGCAGTTTTTACTTCATATCAAGTGCGAGATGCTACAAGTTCAATGAGCTTTGAGTATGAAGATTTGCGCGAGAAAAATATTACACTTTATATTAAGATTGCTCAAACTGATATTGATACATTAAAAAGTCTCATTCGTGTGCTTTTAGAATCTATTGCCAAGAATCTAATGACAAGAGAAAGTAAAAACCTAAATGAGCGCATATATCTTATTCTTGATGAGTTTATACGATTTGGGAAAATGCCTTTTTTACTAGAAATGCCTGCATTGTGTAGAAGCTATAACATCGTGCCACTTTACATTACCCAAAGCTATGGGCTTATTAAAAAATATTATGGTGAAGATGATTTAAAAATTATGACTGATACAACAGGTTATCAGATTCTATTTAAAATGAATGACGCAGATTCTGCAGAACAGGTATCTAAACAAATAGGCAAATACACAAGAGAAAATAGAAGCCATAGCACAAAAGATGGAGCAATAGCATTTGGTGGGACTTCTAGTTATTCATTGGAGGGAACAGAACTTATTACCGCGCAAGATATTTTAAATATACCAAATGATGAAATTATTATCCTTGTATCTGGACATAAGGCAAAGCCTATCAAAATCAAAGCGGCATATTACTATAAAGAAAAAGCAATGCAAAAGCGGCTTAAGTGGGAATATGACCCTACTAATGCGGCATTGCTTAAAAAGCTTCACAGCAAAAAGCACAAGAATTCACATATAGAATCTAGCCAAACTTTGCAAGTAACAACGCATTCTCCAAAAATACAAGAGCAACAGCCATTAGAGCAATTAAATGAGGATAAGCAGGTACAAGTAGTTCAAGATTCTAATACCTACCAGACAGACCTAACATCTAAATCATCAAGTGAGGAAGATAAAAAAGCCCAAGAGCAATGGAATGAAATGCTTGTTGAAGACAAAATGATAAGCCAAGCCACGCAGACTATGAGTGAGAATGAAAATACCAAAACAATGAGCCAAGAAGAAATTAATGCCCAAATTCAAAAAATGCTTGAGATTAAGCGCAAAGAGTATGTTAAGAGCATAAATTCAGACATCATTAATATTGCACTTAAAAATCCGCCAAAAGACTTGCCACCAACCGAAAATAGTGAAGCAAAAGTTAGCCTAGATACTTGGAAAAAGATACAAAAAGACACAAATCCACTTATAGAAAATGCAGGATTTAGCTTGCGTTTTTCTATGGCAGATTTGAAAAACCAATAG
- a CDS encoding ATPase, T2SS/T4P/T4SS family, producing the protein MRSKLLEALLSRLDKYLTMEINEICINREKELWVQKNGHYERLEDESLDERFLLNFCEQLATARNLFFDINVPHLSCSIPNSRFRVNALHPSITATNEISINIRVPSEAKFPIENFAFSQHCAELWSYERLKNLIKERKNILVSGGTATGKTSFANSLLEEIPLNERIVIVEDSPELHIKNPNKVQIVVSKTESANYTYEKALNDCMRMSPDRLLLGEIDTRNTMLFLRLNNTGHSGSISTLHANGVKDAIYAITMNAKFGGASNVSDEAIIDYFIAAIDYVIQIKRKGTARIIEDILDVKKDLRRILQEKVA; encoded by the coding sequence ATGCGCTCAAAACTCTTAGAAGCCTTACTTTCAAGACTTGACAAATATCTTACAATGGAGATTAATGAGATTTGCATTAATAGAGAAAAAGAGCTTTGGGTTCAGAAAAATGGACATTATGAAAGACTTGAAGATGAAAGTCTTGATGAAAGATTTTTGCTCAATTTTTGTGAGCAGCTTGCCACTGCGCGCAACCTCTTTTTTGATATTAATGTGCCTCATCTGTCTTGCTCTATACCCAACTCACGCTTTCGTGTGAATGCTCTGCACCCAAGCATTACTGCAACAAATGAAATTAGTATTAATATTCGTGTGCCTAGTGAAGCAAAATTTCCAATAGAAAATTTTGCTTTTAGCCAACATTGCGCAGAGCTTTGGAGTTATGAGAGATTAAAAAATCTTATAAAAGAGCGTAAAAATATCCTTGTAAGCGGTGGAACAGCCACAGGCAAAACTTCATTTGCTAATTCTTTGCTTGAAGAGATTCCATTAAATGAGCGCATAGTCATTGTAGAGGATTCACCCGAGCTACACATTAAAAATCCAAATAAAGTGCAAATTGTAGTAAGCAAAACAGAATCTGCTAACTATACCTATGAGAAAGCACTCAATGATTGTATGCGTATGTCTCCTGATAGATTACTGCTTGGAGAAATTGACACACGCAATACAATGCTCTTTTTACGCCTTAATAATACAGGACATAGTGGCTCTATTTCAACTTTGCACGCCAATGGCGTAAAAGATGCCATTTATGCTATCACGATGAATGCTAAATTTGGTGGTGCAAGCAATGTATCTGATGAAGCTATTATTGATTATTTTATTGCTGCTATTGATTATGTCATTCAAATCAAACGCAAAGGCACAGCACGCATTATTGAGGATATACTTGATGTAAAAAAAGATTTAAGAAGAATCCTGCAAGAAAAGGTAGCCTAA
- a CDS encoding DNA type IV secretion system protein ComB10 codes for MIDEDEEWAEMNTKFPLEDYLFSESRKKLEQYEQKIKEQQQEAQKMRQMQEELQKMQEEMKKQQEEIKRKNKRVFRDKEGNVIELDENGNPILYDKDSKRIYFDESGKPYTLDEKEQKNYLSAEDKIFSKAGVEIERNQAGELVLYEDEKDKNEQEAYKDENSPKIAITTIPAQNQKGDSSSWQGNNKDSTNTKNPNKFKNPNKTYSTSTDPSKPVPPEEQNPDFLYDENGYYIGDSVAKENQKFIYENADESQRKINDILASRFNQDEPPKKDTEYGVDEFSNFDEKDEASNEHKLLRTITADRMIPAFLVRPISSQIAGNVVAQVETNIYGAMGRAVLIPKGSRVIGFYESNNKIGEYRLQVVWTRIITPHGVNILLTEAKSADVKGYNGLVGEVHSRNFERYGIPLTLSTLSNGLLLYVNSKSSQLNNAQSSGNANADLMGLYAQSQIMSGMRQDISGIIQRIIQEQIKIQPIITIREGSRIFIAPSQDIFIPVPKKGEAVARFFRQKKQQEEDSDE; via the coding sequence TTGATAGACGAAGATGAGGAGTGGGCAGAGATGAATACAAAATTTCCACTCGAAGATTATCTATTTTCAGAATCTAGAAAGAAACTTGAGCAGTATGAGCAAAAAATAAAAGAGCAGCAACAAGAAGCCCAAAAAATGCGCCAAATGCAAGAGGAGCTGCAAAAAATGCAAGAAGAGATGAAAAAACAGCAAGAGGAAATTAAGCGCAAAAATAAAAGAGTATTTAGGGATAAGGAAGGAAATGTTATTGAACTAGATGAAAATGGCAACCCCATTCTCTATGATAAAGATAGCAAGCGCATATATTTTGATGAGAGTGGAAAGCCCTACACACTTGATGAAAAAGAACAAAAGAACTACTTAAGCGCAGAAGATAAAATTTTTAGTAAAGCAGGTGTGGAGATTGAAAGAAACCAAGCGGGAGAATTAGTGCTTTATGAAGATGAAAAAGATAAAAATGAGCAGGAAGCCTATAAAGATGAGAATAGCCCAAAAATTGCAATAACTACTATTCCTGCTCAAAACCAAAAAGGAGATAGCTCTAGTTGGCAAGGCAATAATAAAGATTCTACAAATACCAAAAATCCTAACAAATTTAAAAATCCCAACAAAACATACAGCACAAGCACAGACCCCTCAAAACCTGTGCCACCAGAGGAGCAAAATCCTGATTTTCTTTATGATGAAAATGGATACTACATAGGAGATTCTGTAGCAAAAGAAAATCAAAAATTTATCTATGAGAATGCAGATGAAAGCCAGCGCAAAATTAATGATATTCTCGCTTCAAGATTTAACCAAGATGAACCACCCAAAAAAGACACTGAATATGGAGTTGATGAATTTAGTAATTTTGATGAAAAAGATGAAGCAAGTAACGAGCATAAACTTTTGCGCACCATTACTGCTGATAGAATGATACCAGCATTTCTTGTGCGCCCTATTTCTAGCCAAATTGCAGGTAATGTAGTAGCTCAAGTAGAAACAAATATTTATGGAGCTATGGGGAGAGCTGTGCTTATTCCTAAAGGCTCAAGAGTTATAGGATTTTATGAATCTAATAACAAAATAGGAGAATACCGACTACAAGTTGTATGGACAAGAATTATTACGCCTCACGGTGTTAATATTCTCTTAACCGAAGCAAAAAGTGCTGATGTTAAAGGATACAATGGACTTGTAGGCGAAGTTCATAGCCGTAATTTTGAACGATATGGCATACCACTCACACTCTCTACTCTTTCAAATGGACTTTTACTCTATGTAAATTCAAAAAGCTCTCAGCTTAACAATGCTCAAAGCAGTGGCAATGCCAATGCAGATTTAATGGGACTTTATGCTCAAAGTCAAATTATGAGTGGTATGCGACAAGATATAAGCGGCATTATCCAACGCATTATTCAAGAGCAAATCAAAATCCAGCCCATCATCACTATAAGAGAAGGTTCAAGGATTTTTATTGCTCCAAGCCAGGATATTTTTATCCCAGTGCCTAAAAAAGGCGAAGCAGTCGCACGCTTTTTTAGGCAGAAAAAACAACAAGAGGAGGACAGCGATGAATAA